One window of Candidatus Binatia bacterium genomic DNA carries:
- a CDS encoding VOC family protein — MTGDRALQLGRDNAVDRGLTHVALPVTNIDRSIDFYQDFAGMRVVHRRHDAATGVDVVWLSDHTRPFVLVLIQSATIDHVLGGAFCHLGVAVGTRREVDELCELARQRGHAVRGPFDSGPPVGYWVFIVDPDGHNLEISYGQVVGATLTRGLPNE; from the coding sequence ATGACGGGTGATCGAGCATTACAGCTTGGAAGAGATAATGCCGTCGACCGCGGGCTCACTCACGTGGCCCTGCCCGTGACCAATATCGACCGCAGTATTGACTTTTACCAAGACTTTGCCGGCATGCGGGTCGTCCACCGTCGGCACGATGCAGCCACCGGGGTTGACGTCGTATGGCTCAGCGACCACACCCGCCCATTCGTGCTCGTGCTCATTCAGAGTGCTACAATCGACCACGTGCTCGGTGGCGCCTTCTGCCATCTTGGTGTTGCGGTTGGGACTCGCCGCGAGGTGGACGAGCTCTGTGAGCTCGCAAGGCAACGTGGCCACGCTGTTCGAGGCCCGTTCGACAGCGGCCCTCCCGTGGGTTACTGGGTGTTCATTGTCGACCCCGATGGGCACAATCTCGAAATCTCCTACGGGCAGGTGGTCGGCGCGACCCTTACCCGAGGGCTACCAAACGAATAG
- a CDS encoding ABC transporter permease: MLSYELRNLLRARWLYGYAGLFFGIASLTLSFSEGGDRALLALAHASILVIPLVSAVAAANSTYVRKPYDAFLLTQPVSRAVVFSAAVGALVITFAGSFFIPGAAVVLPAGLPLVPTSRMLLASVALSTNCVLAGVLVATWIEERTRGLGVLLLAWLIAALVYDGALLYVIVAFEEYPIEPLLTAAVLFNPIDAVRLVLYQDLGLRFLLPVVLPSGAVWLSLALWGVVLLGLGLRAFLKKDY; the protein is encoded by the coding sequence TTGCTGAGTTACGAACTGCGCAATCTGCTACGGGCGCGTTGGCTATACGGATATGCCGGTTTGTTTTTCGGCATTGCCTCGTTGACCCTCAGCTTCAGTGAAGGGGGGGACCGCGCGTTGCTCGCGTTGGCACACGCGAGCATCTTGGTGATCCCCCTGGTGAGCGCAGTAGCCGCCGCGAATTCGACTTATGTTCGTAAGCCCTACGATGCGTTTCTGCTTACCCAGCCAGTGTCTCGGGCTGTGGTATTTTCCGCTGCAGTGGGCGCTTTGGTAATCACCTTTGCCGGGAGCTTTTTCATTCCGGGCGCTGCGGTGGTTCTTCCGGCCGGCCTCCCATTAGTTCCAACCAGTCGCATGCTTTTAGCAAGCGTGGCGTTGTCGACGAATTGCGTGTTGGCCGGAGTCCTGGTGGCGACTTGGATCGAGGAACGGACGCGTGGATTAGGCGTGTTGTTGCTCGCTTGGCTCATTGCCGCGCTCGTGTATGACGGGGCACTTCTGTACGTCATTGTCGCCTTCGAGGAATACCCGATCGAGCCGTTGTTGACCGCAGCCGTGTTGTTCAATCCCATCGATGCTGTGCGACTGGTATTGTATCAGGACTTGGGCTTGCGCTTCCTTTTGCCTGTTGTGCTTCCTAGCGGCGCGGTTTGGCTCTCGCTTGCGTTGTGGGGGGTCGTTTTACTTGGACTCGGCTTACGAGCCTTTCTCAAAAAGGACTACTAG